A genomic segment from Nicotiana tabacum cultivar K326 chromosome 7, ASM71507v2, whole genome shotgun sequence encodes:
- the LOC107817405 gene encoding putative plastid-lipid-associated protein 4, chloroplastic, translated as MATLCLSSSSSLKLKEISAFHSFPTNANFSSKPFCENLPVNHALYCERRLQQVPESWKWRTKTSFFPFFSTKSKDIESLKLELFEAIAPLDRGAEATTEDQKLVDQIASKLEAANKVKEPLKSSLLNGKWELLYTTSQSILQTKRPKILRPNGKIYQAINADTLRAQNMETWPFFNQATANLVPINERRVAVKFDSFKIAGLISIKSRGSGRGQLEITYLDEELRISRGNQGNLFILRMVDPSYRVPL; from the exons ATGGCTACTCTTTGtctatcttcatcttcttcgcttAAACTAAAGGAAATCTCCGCTTTTCATTCTTTCCCAACAAATGCAAATTTCTCATCAAAACCCTTTTGTGAGAATTTACCGGTCAATCATGCGCTTTATTGTGAGAGGCGATTGCAGCAAGTACCGGAATCTTGGAAGTGGAGGACAAAGACgtcattctttccttttttctcgACCAAAAGCAAAGACATTGAGAGCCTTAAGCTTGAGCTTTTCGAAGCCATAGCCCCTCTTGATCGTGGTGCCGAGGCTACTACTGAAGACCAAAAGCTTGTTGATCAG ATTGCAAGTAAACTTGAGGCAGCTAATAAAGTGAAGGAGCCCCTGAAATCAAGCTTGTTGAATGGAAAGTGGGAGCTTTTGTATACCACATCTCAATCAATTCTCCAAACTAAG AGGCCCAAAATCTTGAGACCCAATGGAAAAATTTACCAGGCTATCAATGCAGATACATTGAGGGCTCAGAATATGGAGACATGGCCGTTTTTCAATCAG GCCACTGCCAATTTAGTTCCTATTAATGAACGGAGAGTTGCTGTAAAATTTGACTCTTTCAAGATAGCTGGTCTG ATATCCATAAAAAGCCGTGGAAGTGGTCGTGGTCAACTTGAAATCACATACCTGGACGAAGAACTAAG GATATCAAGGGGAAACCAAGGAAACCTGTTTATTCTAAGAATGGTGGATCCATCATATAGAGTCCCTCTTTAG